Genomic segment of Paenibacillus sp. FSL R5-0912:
ACGAATGGAAGAAAGCGTGTGATCCTGTTGCTTGTGGCAATGCTCATCTTTTCCGGATTTGAGTTAGGTACCCATTCAGCACCAAGAGCACAGGCTGCGGATTTGGACTCGTACAATCTGAAATTAATGACGTTCAATGTCCGCAACGGGGGTACGGGGAAAGAAGCAGAGGAATGGGACAACCGAAAAGCCCTGGTCGCTCGAACCATCGATTTGTTCGGTCCCGATGTGCTAGGCATGCAAGAAGGTCATCTGACTGGGATTAACGATTTACTCGGCAGTTTGAACGGAGCCTATGCTTCAATTGGGACCTCGCGGTTTGGCAATACGGATGAGGAATATAACAACATCATGTACCGTTCCGACAAATTCGATGTGGTGCAATGGGGACAATTCTGGTTAAGCGAAACACCGGATATCGTGGGCAGCAAAAGCTCCTTTGATCCTGCCTGGCCCCGCATGTGCACCTGGGCCAAGTTTAAGGCAAAAGATAACCCGGGAGCTGAGTTCTATTACTTCAATACCCATTTCGGGTTGACTGAAGGCGCACAGGTCCAAGGAGCCACCGTTATTCTGGATCAAATCGCCAAATATGTGATCTCACCCGATGTACCCGTATTTGTCGGGGGCGATTTGAATGTGCAGGAAGACAGCAAGGCTTTCAAAACGCTGGAAGCATCCGACCTGAAGGATACTTGGGCCGGTGCCGGTCATGCCTATACGGATAACGATGGTACCTTCAGCAACTTTGAAGGATTAACGAATACAGGACATATCGATTGGATTTTCCAGCGCAATGTTCAGCGGATTCATTCCATTGAGATCAATTATAATCACGAGAATGGTCTTTATCCTTCCGATCATTATCCGGTTCAATTGGTCGTGGACCTCCCGCTAACAGGCCGTGTAGGCCAGACTGTTCCCGCTGCACCTCGCGATGTCTATGCGGCTTCCGCAGAGGGATTGACCCAGGTGGTCTTCGCCCCGTCTCCGGATGATGGCGGCAGTGCAATCCTGAATTATAAGGTAACCGCATGGCAAGGCGATCAAGTCGTCAAGACGGTGGACGGCGTCTCGAGTCCGATTTCCGTGACGGGACTGGATGTGGACGGCGAATATACATTTACGGTGTCAGCCGTGAATGCTGAAGGCGAATCTGCCCCCTCGGCTCCTTCAAAGCCAATCAACGAATTGGCGAATCAGTCACTCGGCAAGCTATACCTATCAGGTGCCGTATCGTCCAGCTATCGGCTAAGCGGTGCGTTAAGCATCACTCCTACAAGCGTGCCGGCCTACGAGCAGGAATATGCACTGTACTGGGGGAATGCAGGCGGAAAGCTGCCCGAAGCCCTGCCGATTGCAACAATACCAGCGGGTGAGGGTGAAATCAGCTATACATTCGACAAAACACCAGTGCCAAGCGGGGCGACGGCAGTTCTCGTGTATACGCGGATGCTTGGAAGCGATTCCACGAACTATACCCAAGAGATGTTGCCAACTGCAGGTGTTCAGCCGCTGCAGATCGAGGACTTCACCGACGTTTCGGACTGGACGGACTTGAGATACGGCAAAATTACGGTGACCGACGGCACCGGCTTGATCAGCGTAGATGGCCCTCCTGGCAGGGCATTCGGATATGCCGGGATTCCCGTAACTTACAATCTTACCGATCTTCCCATCCTCCGCGTCAAGATTGACAGCCTGGAGGACGGCGCCATGTGGGCACTTAAACTTCACACTAAGGCAGGTCAAGGGTCAGGGGACATTAAATTACAGGGAGACACCGATAAAGCAGGCGAATTTAGCTTCGACCTGAGAAAGGCTACCGGCTGGAACGGCCAGAAGAGTTTTATCATCAAGCTGTTCCCGATCGGCGTGGAAAAGTCGTTCCGCATTAGCGAGCTCTCGGCACGCCCGGCAGCAGAACTGAGCAATGATGAGGTAATTCCGATACCGGCGGCGCCAAGCGGCCTTATCGCATCGGCTGGCGATGCATCGGTCGCCTTGACATGGAATGCCTCGCCAGGCGCGGACAGCTACAAGGTGTACAAGTATGCAGGTACAGCTGCGCCGTTTGATCCCGCTGACTGGCAGCTCGTAGAGGCAAGCGTGACGGGCGCGACCTACACGGTAACGAGTCTTGAGAACAACACGAGTTATGCGTTCACGGTAAAGGCTGCAAACGCGGAAGGTGAGAGCGATTATTCTGCGGCTGCGACTGCGATGCCGGTGGCACCTTCAACACCATCAGAACCAGCAGTACCTTCAGAACCGACGGTTCATGATAATGTTCCGGTTGTCGACAACACCGTCATCAAATCAGCCAACGGCAGCATCATCATCCCTGCCGGTAGAATCGGTGAGGTCAGCCTTGAAGGTGCAGCTCTCGTCAGAGTGCCCGCGGGTGCAGCAGATCAGGAACTGCGTATCACAATAGCAAAGCTGCTTGATAAAGCACTATTGAAGACGGATCAGGGTGAAATCGTCAGCGATGTGTTCGAGATCCTGAAGAATACCGCCGGCAGCTTCAAGAATCCGGTCACGGTATCACTGAAGTTCGATCCGTCGGAGGTACAGGAAGGTCAAAGGGTCGCAATCTTCTACTATAACGAAGCTGAAAAAACCTGGGTTGAAGTCGGCGGCAAGATCGAGGATGAGCGGATCACTGCCGTGGTGAATCACTTCACCAAATTCGCGGTGCTGGCTGTGAGGCAGGACCAAGGGATACAGCCGAACCCGCCATTACCGAAGTTCTGGGACATCGCCGGGCATTGGGCAGAGGGCGCCATCAACAGCGCAGCGGACATGAAGCTGATTGGCGGTTACCCGGATGGTTCGTTCAAGCCAAACAAGTCTGTCACCCGCGCCGAATTCACGGTCATGTTGATGAACGCGCTGAAGAAGGGAGGCACTGCCGCAGCAACAACATTCAAGGATCAGAACGAGATCGGTGAGTGGGCGGTAAATTCGGTCGCCCAGGCAGTCAGAGCCGGCATCGTCAGCGGTTACGAGGACGGCAGCTTCCGCCCGAACTCGGTCATTACACGGGCGGAGATGGCAGTCATGACCGCCAAGGCGCTTCAACTGCCGGTGGATCAGACCACTGATACGGACTTCGCTGATGACGCGAATATCCCTCAGTGGGCCAAAGTAGCGGTCAAGAAGGTCTACAACCTCGGCATGATCAGCGGGCGCGGAGGAAGCTTGTTCGTACCAGATGATGCAGCAACCCGAGCGGAAGCCGTGACCTTGCTGCTGAGAATGCTGGAGCAACTTAAATAGGGACCGTTACCGTTTCATTCAAAGACGGATCAAAGCCAAATGACCAGCTCCTAATCAGAGAGCTGGTCTTCCCGCTTTCATAATCTCCCCTGTGCTTTTCAAAAAAGCAGAATAGCTTTCATATTTAAGCAAGGCAGTACCCTTTTCACCGGTTTTGTCCTATAGTTAAGAGGCAAGTTCAGCAGCATTGGAGGCAACATACATGCGCAGCACACTGGCCCGGCTTATCCGGTACAAAACGTTTCAGAAG
This window contains:
- a CDS encoding S-layer homology domain-containing protein, which codes for MLTNGRKRVILLLVAMLIFSGFELGTHSAPRAQAADLDSYNLKLMTFNVRNGGTGKEAEEWDNRKALVARTIDLFGPDVLGMQEGHLTGINDLLGSLNGAYASIGTSRFGNTDEEYNNIMYRSDKFDVVQWGQFWLSETPDIVGSKSSFDPAWPRMCTWAKFKAKDNPGAEFYYFNTHFGLTEGAQVQGATVILDQIAKYVISPDVPVFVGGDLNVQEDSKAFKTLEASDLKDTWAGAGHAYTDNDGTFSNFEGLTNTGHIDWIFQRNVQRIHSIEINYNHENGLYPSDHYPVQLVVDLPLTGRVGQTVPAAPRDVYAASAEGLTQVVFAPSPDDGGSAILNYKVTAWQGDQVVKTVDGVSSPISVTGLDVDGEYTFTVSAVNAEGESAPSAPSKPINELANQSLGKLYLSGAVSSSYRLSGALSITPTSVPAYEQEYALYWGNAGGKLPEALPIATIPAGEGEISYTFDKTPVPSGATAVLVYTRMLGSDSTNYTQEMLPTAGVQPLQIEDFTDVSDWTDLRYGKITVTDGTGLISVDGPPGRAFGYAGIPVTYNLTDLPILRVKIDSLEDGAMWALKLHTKAGQGSGDIKLQGDTDKAGEFSFDLRKATGWNGQKSFIIKLFPIGVEKSFRISELSARPAAELSNDEVIPIPAAPSGLIASAGDASVALTWNASPGADSYKVYKYAGTAAPFDPADWQLVEASVTGATYTVTSLENNTSYAFTVKAANAEGESDYSAAATAMPVAPSTPSEPAVPSEPTVHDNVPVVDNTVIKSANGSIIIPAGRIGEVSLEGAALVRVPAGAADQELRITIAKLLDKALLKTDQGEIVSDVFEILKNTAGSFKNPVTVSLKFDPSEVQEGQRVAIFYYNEAEKTWVEVGGKIEDERITAVVNHFTKFAVLAVRQDQGIQPNPPLPKFWDIAGHWAEGAINSAADMKLIGGYPDGSFKPNKSVTRAEFTVMLMNALKKGGTAAATTFKDQNEIGEWAVNSVAQAVRAGIVSGYEDGSFRPNSVITRAEMAVMTAKALQLPVDQTTDTDFADDANIPQWAKVAVKKVYNLGMISGRGGSLFVPDDAATRAEAVTLLLRMLEQLK